A genomic stretch from Coffea arabica cultivar ET-39 chromosome 10c, Coffea Arabica ET-39 HiFi, whole genome shotgun sequence includes:
- the LOC113714960 gene encoding cytidine deaminase 1-like: protein MPNDRVTNYSKLFILHGNLVEIVFVWKRIVLALSPIKEASEGNQYWNLVAGIRGLLGYEWECSLEHSWREGNYRADHLAKLAKREQLLHLLPTLVQPAQSLARPPISKFSVRAVGLGSNSRVFIGVDLEFPGLPLHQSVHAEQFLCNNLAVNGCPRLIALVVSAAPCGHCRQFFQELRDSSSLQILITSDHPNQNFSKSPLSFKPLPEFLTNPFGPCDLLDKESPLLLEPHSTGLSFDTSRKQANFEALLRIEALEAANKSHAPYSRCLFGVALMDPEGKVYRGSYIESAAYNLSLGLVHCNCCVISSLELAPTPCAYGYGGLAGDNYGGLAENSGCNGISTGRFG from the exons ATGCCAAATGACCGTGTGACAAATTACTCCAAGCTTTTCATTTTGCATGGTAATCTTGTGGAAATAGTCTTTGTATGGAAAAGGATTGTTTTGGCCTTGTCACCGATAAAAGAAGCATCTGAAGGGAACCAATATTGGAATTTGGTAGCGGGAATCCGAGGGTTGTTAGGCTATGAATGGGAATGCAGTTTGGAACATTCCTGGCGTGAAGGAAACTACCGTGCAGATCATTTAGCAAAGCTAG CAAAAAGGGAACAACTCCTCCACCTCCTCCCCACCTTGGTTCAACCAGCCCAGTCCCTTGCTCGTCCTCCCATCTCCAAATTCTCCGTCAGGGCCGTCGGCCTCGGCTCCAATAGCCGCGTTTTTATAGGCGTCGATCTCGAGTTCCCTGGTCTCCCCTTACATCAATCCGTCCACGCAGAGCAGTTCCTCTGCAACAACCTCGCCGTCAATGGCTGCCCTCGCCTCATTGCTCTCGTCGTCTCCGCTGCCCCTTGTGGCCACTGCCGCCAGTTCTTCCAAGAACTCCGGGATTCTTCCTCTCTCCAAATCCTCATCACCTCCGACCACCCAAatcaaaacttttcaaaatctccCCTCTCCTTTAAGCCATTGCCGGAATTCTTAACCAACCCATTTGGCCCCTGTGATCTATTGGATAAAGAATCTCCCCTCCTCCTCGAACCCCATAGCACTGGGCTATCTTTTGATACTTCCCGAAAACAGGCAAATTT TGAGGCCCTTCTGAGGATAGAAGCCTTGGAGGCTGCCAACAAGTCACATGCACCGTATAGCAGGTGCCTATTCGGGGTGGCCCTGATGGATCCCGAAGGGAAAGTGTACAGGGGATCATATATCGAGTCTGCAGCATATAATCTGAGTTTGGGGCTGGTTCATTGCAATTGCTGTGTGATCTCTTCACTTGAACTCGCTCCTACTCCCTGCGCTTATGGATATGGTGGTCTCGCCGGAGACAACTATGGTGGTCTCGCCGAGAATAGCGGCTGCAATGGCATCTCCACTGGAAGGTTTGGATGA